Proteins encoded within one genomic window of Gadus macrocephalus chromosome 18, ASM3116895v1:
- the cmn gene encoding calymmin isoform X5, translating into MGLYQGVSRATGQAMRTAVLLLFLQEVQMRGYGPAGGVPNGYAAGYGSTYGVPNGQRAPTNGMEVQNGRGIGRMLMPSKGVGGPSGAQNGQGREPIKGAGGAAFARPQSNGNGAHAGKPYGQGTKGNGYGAQFGPSSRRAMNGNGYGAHAGQANGQGTKGNGYAAQAGQNNGQANKGNGYAAHAGPNNGQATKGNGYGAQAGQGNGQATKGNGYGAHAGPNNGQATKGNGYGAHAGTNNGQATKGNGYSAHARPNNGQVTKGNGYGAQAGQGNGQANKGNGYGAHAGPNNGQATKGNGYGVHPGPNNGQGTKGNGYGAHAGTNNGQATKGNGYGAHAGQGNGQANKGNGYGAQAGQGNGQATKGNGYGAQAGQANGQANKGNGNGAQAGQGYGQATKGNGYGAQAGQGNGQATKGNGYGAHAGPANGQGTKGNGYGAHAGQTNGKAAKGNGYGAYAGQANGGNAHLGATGKPTKGNGQPTYGAGQGLGVNQGPQLAGNPMTGGYGAQPSRGPAKTAGYQRAGSALGAGFLPGGMKGPKPAGYGSQNGQGAKPNGYQPAAAVPNGYGARFNGYGAHAGPTNGQGTKGNGYGAQAGPANGQGTKGKGYGAQAGLANGQGTKGNGYGAGAGVAKGNQGQAKGVLAGFLPGRGNPSPAADKAVYSGVPNGYGAQPNGYDPAAAEAPGGPANGYGAKQKGYGAPEAGAVSPSAAALGPSAGADGPGSAVKGVNGDYDRGVQTGKGQSGTQSADQQKVSNNKGESGVSPDHIHESLGGFPLVDTHGKPQEMPPTQLQSHSSSPEPDITPEPKPAEPEPEPTQDQNVTQHPEERVTDVLLEATPQPGVTESGPEVPQGTQSTPEMGYLTGSELPEQNAPETALLPGPELTGLLAPEGVDGLAPLPETVATTKGDIGQELVPERAVIQHQLPTPGEGSLVETASKPEKSAGASISVEGSKAAKPDCGLATAGGQWMKIPRPDYGAELGPSGTNQKGYGAGAAFLNKFGGKPNGRTAGPYTNGGGAYPNGGGAYPNGGGAYPNGGGAKASKPGYGAGKGGGYNVPGHGAGFGSPYGQQPGELCSIRLSILLQTKPIHCVV; encoded by the exons ATGGGGTTATATCAGGGGGTTTCCCGGGCGACGGGCCAGGCGATGCGGACGGCGGTGTTGCTGCTGTTCCTGCAGGAGGTGCAGATGAGAG GATATGGACCTGCTGGTGGGGTTCCCAACGGATACGCTGCGG GTTATGGCTCTACTTATGGAGTACCCAACGGACAAAGAGCTCCAACAAATG GAATGGAAGTTCAAAATGGCCGCGGCATCGGAAGAATGTTGATGCCTTCTAAAG GTGTGGGCGGGCCTTCAGGGGCTCAGAACGGACAGGGAAGGGAGCCAATCAAAGGGGCAG GTGGCGCTGCCTTCGCTCGTCCCCAGTCTAATG GTAATGGTGCCCATGCAGGAAAACCATATGGACAGGGAACTAAAGGAAACG GATATGGGGCTCAATTTGGACCTTCAAGCAGACGGGCCATGAACGGAAACG GTTACGGTGCTCACGCAGGACAGGCGAACGGACAGGGAACCAAAGGAAACG GTTACGCTGCGCAAGCAGGACAAAATAATGGACAAGCAAACAAAGGAAATG GTTACGCTGCACACGCAGGACCAAATAATGGACAAGCAACCAAAGGAAACG GTTATGGTGCTCAGGCAGGACAAGGCAACGGACAGGCAACTAAAGGAAATG GTTATGGTGCACACGCTGGACCAAATAATGGACAAGCAACCAAAGGAAACG GTTATGGTGCACACGCAGGAACAAATAATGGACAAGCAACCAAAGGAAACG GTTACAGTGCTCATGCCAGACCAAATAATGGACAAGTAACCAAAGGAAatg GTTATGGTGCTCAGGCAGGACAAGGCAACGGACAAGCAAACAAAGGAAACG GATACGGTGCACACGCTGGACCAAATAATGGACAAGCAACTAAAGGAAACG GTTACGGTGTTCACCCAGGACCGAATAATGGACAGGGAACCAAAGGAAACG GTTATGGTGCACACGCAGGAACAAATAATGGACAAGCAACCAAAGGAAACG GTTATGGTGCACACGCAGGACAAGGCAATGGACAAGCAAACAAGGGAAACG GTTATGGTGCTCAGGCAGGACAAGGCAACGGACAAGCAACCAAAGGAAACG gttatggTGCTCAGGCAGGACAAGCCAACGGACAAGCAAACAAAGGAAATG GTAATGGTGCTCAGGCAGGACAAGGCTACGGACAGGCAACCAAAGGAAATG GTTATGGTGCTCAGGCAGGACAAGGCAACGGACAGGCAACCAAAGGAAATG GTTACGGGGCCCACGCTGGACCAGCTAATGGACAGGGAACGAAAGGAAACG GTTATGGTGCACATGCAGGTCAAACTAATGGAAAAGCAGCCAAAGGCAACG GTTATGGCGCCTATGCTGGACAGGCTAACGGAGGAAACG CTCACCTCGGAGCCACCGGTAAACCAACGAAGGGCAACGGACAACCAACCTATG GAGCAGGTCAGGGCCTCGGTGTCAACCAGGGCCCCCAGCTGGCTGGGAACCCCATGACAG GAGGTTATGGAGCTCAGCCCAGCAGAG GTCCTGCAAAGACTGCTGGGTACCAAAGGGCCGGTTCAGCGCTAGGAGCTGGGTTCCTCCCAGGAGGGATGAAGGGGCCAAAGCCAG CTGGTTATGGGTCTCAGAACGGTCAAGGTGCCAAACCAAACG GCTACCAGCCAGCTGCTGCTGTGCCTAATGGCTATGGAGCCCGGTTCAACG GTTATGGTGCGCATGCAGGACCAACTAATGGACAAGGAACCAAAGGAAACG GTTATGGTGCCCAAGCAGGACCAGCTAATGGACAAGGAACCAAAGGAAAGG GTTATGGTGCACAGGCTGGCTTGGCTAATGGACAAGGAACCAAAGGAAACG GTTACGGTGCTGGAGCCGGTGTTGCCAAGGGAAACCAAGGCCAGGCCAAAG GTGTGTTAGCTGGGTTCCTCCCAGGACGTGGCAACCCCAGCCCGGCAGCAGATAAAGCAG TTTATTCTGGTGTTCCAAACGGATACGGAGCCCAACCAAATG GTTACGACCCCGCCGCGGCAGAAGCACCAGGGGGTCCTGCGAACGGATATGGCGCTAAGCAGAAGG GCTATGGCGCGCCTGAAGCTGGAGCCGTCTCCCCGAGCGCTGCAGCTCTGGGGCCCAGTGCTGGAGCTGACGGGCCTGGCTCTGCAGTCAAAGGAGTCAACGGTG ACTACGATAGGGGAGTTCAAACGGGGAAGGGCCAATCGGGAACTCAGAGTGCGGATCAGCAGAAGGTATCTAACAACAAGGGTGAGAGCGGAGTCTCACCAGACCACATCCATGAGTCCCTGGGCGGGTTCCCTCTAGTGGACACGCACGGGAAGCCCCAGGAGATGCCTCCAACGCAGCTCCAGTCACACAGCTCCTCACCAGAACCAGACATTACCCCAGAGCCCAAACcagcagaaccagaaccagaacccacCCAAGACCAGAACGTGACCCAGCACCCTGAAGAGCGTGTGACTGATGTTCTGCTAGAGGCCACCCCCCAGCCAGGAGTAACAGAGTCTGGACCTGAGGTTCCTCAGGGAACGCAGTCCACTCCTGAAATGG GGTATTTGACGGGCAGCGAACTGCCCGAGCAGAACGCCCCCGAGACGGCACTCCTCCCTGGGCCCGAGCTCACCGGCCTGCTGGCCCCTGAGGGGGTCGACGGTCTCGCACCGCTGCCCGAAACCGTGGCGACCACTAAAGGGGACATCGGCCAGGAGTTGGTGCCAGAGAGGGCGGTCATCCAGCACCAGCTACCGACGCCCGGCGAGGGGTCTCTGGTTGAGACCGCGAGCAAACCTG AGAAGAGTGCCGGGGCTTCCATCAGTGTGGAGGGGTCTAAAGCTGCCAAACCAG ACTGTGGACTCGCCACAGCAGGGGGCCAGTGGATGAAGATCCCCAGACCTG ATTATGGAGCAGAACTGGGGCCCTCTGGTACCAACCAGAAAG GTTATGGCGCAGGAGCTGCTTTCCTGAACAAATTTGGAGGCAAACCTAACG GACGCACTGCAGGGCCTTACACTAATGGAGGAGGGGCTTATCCTAATGGAGGAGGTGCTTATCCTAATGGAGGAGGGGCTTATCCTAATGGAGGAGGGGCTAAAGCATCCAAACCAG GTTATGGTGCTGGAAAAGGAGGTGGATACAATGTACCAGGACATGGAGCAG GTTTTGGTTCTCCTTACGGTCAACAGCCAGGTGAGCTGTGTTCTATCCGTTTGTCAATTTTATTACAAACCAAACCCATTCACTGTGTAGTATAA
- the cmn gene encoding calymmin isoform X31 produces MGLYQGVSRATGQAMRTAVLLLFLQEVQMRGYGPAGGVPNGYAAGYGSTYGVPNGQRAPTNGMEVQNGRGIGRMLMPSKGVGGPSGAQNGQGREPIKGAGGAAFARPQSNGNGAHAGKPYGQGTKGNGYGAQFGPSSRRAMNGNGYGAHAGQANGQGTKGNGYAAQAGQNNGQANKGNGYAAHAGPNNGQATKGNGYGAQAGQGNGQATKGNGYGAHAGPNNGQATKGNGYGAHAGTNNGQATKGNGYSAHARPNNGQVTKGNGYGAQAGQGNGQANKGNGYGAHAGPNNGQATKGNGYGVHPGPNNGQGTKGNGYGAHAGTNNGQATKGNGNGAQAGQGYGQATKGNGYGAHAGPANGQGTKGNGYGAHAGQTNGKAAKGNGYGAYAGQANGGNAHLGATGKPTKGNGQPTYGAGQGLGVNQGPQLAGNPMTGGYGAQPSRGPAKTAGYQRAGSALGAGFLPGGMKGPKPAGYGSQNGQGAKPNGYQPAAAVPNGYGARFNGYGAHAGPTNGQGTKGNGYGAQAGTANGQGTKGNGYGAQAGPANGQGTKGKGYGAQAGLANGQGTKGNGYGAGAGVAKGNQGQAKGVLAGFLPGRGNPSPAADKAVYSGVPNGYGAQPNGYDPAAAEAPGGPANGYGAKQKGYGAPEAGAVSPSAAALGPSAGADGPGSAVKGVNGDYDRGVQTGKGQSGTQSADQQKVSNNKGESGVSPDHIHESLGGFPLVDTHGKPQEMPPTQLQSHSSSPEPDITPEPKPAEPEPEPTQDQNVTQHPEERVTDVLLEATPQPGVTESGPEVPQGTQSTPEMGYLTGSELPEQNAPETALLPGPELTGLLAPEGVDGLAPLPETVATTKGDIGQELVPERAVIQHQLPTPGEGSLVETASKPEKSAGASISVEGSKAAKPDCGLATAGGQWMKIPRPDYGAELGPSGTNQKGYGAGAAFLNKFGGKPNGRTAGPYTNGGGAYPNGGGAYPNGGGAYPNGGGAKASKPGYGAGKGGGYNVPGHGAGFGSPYGQQPGELCSIRLSILLQTKPIHCVV; encoded by the exons ATGGGGTTATATCAGGGGGTTTCCCGGGCGACGGGCCAGGCGATGCGGACGGCGGTGTTGCTGCTGTTCCTGCAGGAGGTGCAGATGAGAG GATATGGACCTGCTGGTGGGGTTCCCAACGGATACGCTGCGG GTTATGGCTCTACTTATGGAGTACCCAACGGACAAAGAGCTCCAACAAATG GAATGGAAGTTCAAAATGGCCGCGGCATCGGAAGAATGTTGATGCCTTCTAAAG GTGTGGGCGGGCCTTCAGGGGCTCAGAACGGACAGGGAAGGGAGCCAATCAAAGGGGCAG GTGGCGCTGCCTTCGCTCGTCCCCAGTCTAATG GTAATGGTGCCCATGCAGGAAAACCATATGGACAGGGAACTAAAGGAAACG GATATGGGGCTCAATTTGGACCTTCAAGCAGACGGGCCATGAACGGAAACG GTTACGGTGCTCACGCAGGACAGGCGAACGGACAGGGAACCAAAGGAAACG GTTACGCTGCGCAAGCAGGACAAAATAATGGACAAGCAAACAAAGGAAATG GTTACGCTGCACACGCAGGACCAAATAATGGACAAGCAACCAAAGGAAACG GTTATGGTGCTCAGGCAGGACAAGGCAACGGACAGGCAACTAAAGGAAATG GTTATGGTGCACACGCTGGACCAAATAATGGACAAGCAACCAAAGGAAACG GTTATGGTGCACACGCAGGAACAAATAATGGACAAGCAACCAAAGGAAACG GTTACAGTGCTCATGCCAGACCAAATAATGGACAAGTAACCAAAGGAAatg GTTATGGTGCTCAGGCAGGACAAGGCAACGGACAAGCAAACAAAGGAAACG GATACGGTGCACACGCTGGACCAAATAATGGACAAGCAACTAAAGGAAACG GTTACGGTGTTCACCCAGGACCGAATAATGGACAGGGAACCAAAGGAAACG GTTATGGTGCACACGCAGGAACAAATAATGGACAAGCAACCAAAGGAAACG GTAATGGTGCTCAGGCAGGACAAGGCTACGGACAGGCAACCAAAGGAAATG GTTACGGGGCCCACGCTGGACCAGCTAATGGACAGGGAACGAAAGGAAACG GTTATGGTGCACATGCAGGTCAAACTAATGGAAAAGCAGCCAAAGGCAACG GTTATGGCGCCTATGCTGGACAGGCTAACGGAGGAAACG CTCACCTCGGAGCCACCGGTAAACCAACGAAGGGCAACGGACAACCAACCTATG GAGCAGGTCAGGGCCTCGGTGTCAACCAGGGCCCCCAGCTGGCTGGGAACCCCATGACAG GAGGTTATGGAGCTCAGCCCAGCAGAG GTCCTGCAAAGACTGCTGGGTACCAAAGGGCCGGTTCAGCGCTAGGAGCTGGGTTCCTCCCAGGAGGGATGAAGGGGCCAAAGCCAG CTGGTTATGGGTCTCAGAACGGTCAAGGTGCCAAACCAAACG GCTACCAGCCAGCTGCTGCTGTGCCTAATGGCTATGGAGCCCGGTTCAACG GTTATGGTGCGCATGCAGGACCAACTAATGGACAAGGAACCAAAGGAAACG GTTATGGTGCCCAAGCAGGAACAGCTAATGGACAAGGAACCAAAGGAAACG GTTATGGTGCCCAAGCAGGACCAGCTAATGGACAAGGAACCAAAGGAAAGG GTTATGGTGCACAGGCTGGCTTGGCTAATGGACAAGGAACCAAAGGAAACG GTTACGGTGCTGGAGCCGGTGTTGCCAAGGGAAACCAAGGCCAGGCCAAAG GTGTGTTAGCTGGGTTCCTCCCAGGACGTGGCAACCCCAGCCCGGCAGCAGATAAAGCAG TTTATTCTGGTGTTCCAAACGGATACGGAGCCCAACCAAATG GTTACGACCCCGCCGCGGCAGAAGCACCAGGGGGTCCTGCGAACGGATATGGCGCTAAGCAGAAGG GCTATGGCGCGCCTGAAGCTGGAGCCGTCTCCCCGAGCGCTGCAGCTCTGGGGCCCAGTGCTGGAGCTGACGGGCCTGGCTCTGCAGTCAAAGGAGTCAACGGTG ACTACGATAGGGGAGTTCAAACGGGGAAGGGCCAATCGGGAACTCAGAGTGCGGATCAGCAGAAGGTATCTAACAACAAGGGTGAGAGCGGAGTCTCACCAGACCACATCCATGAGTCCCTGGGCGGGTTCCCTCTAGTGGACACGCACGGGAAGCCCCAGGAGATGCCTCCAACGCAGCTCCAGTCACACAGCTCCTCACCAGAACCAGACATTACCCCAGAGCCCAAACcagcagaaccagaaccagaacccacCCAAGACCAGAACGTGACCCAGCACCCTGAAGAGCGTGTGACTGATGTTCTGCTAGAGGCCACCCCCCAGCCAGGAGTAACAGAGTCTGGACCTGAGGTTCCTCAGGGAACGCAGTCCACTCCTGAAATGG GGTATTTGACGGGCAGCGAACTGCCCGAGCAGAACGCCCCCGAGACGGCACTCCTCCCTGGGCCCGAGCTCACCGGCCTGCTGGCCCCTGAGGGGGTCGACGGTCTCGCACCGCTGCCCGAAACCGTGGCGACCACTAAAGGGGACATCGGCCAGGAGTTGGTGCCAGAGAGGGCGGTCATCCAGCACCAGCTACCGACGCCCGGCGAGGGGTCTCTGGTTGAGACCGCGAGCAAACCTG AGAAGAGTGCCGGGGCTTCCATCAGTGTGGAGGGGTCTAAAGCTGCCAAACCAG ACTGTGGACTCGCCACAGCAGGGGGCCAGTGGATGAAGATCCCCAGACCTG ATTATGGAGCAGAACTGGGGCCCTCTGGTACCAACCAGAAAG GTTATGGCGCAGGAGCTGCTTTCCTGAACAAATTTGGAGGCAAACCTAACG GACGCACTGCAGGGCCTTACACTAATGGAGGAGGGGCTTATCCTAATGGAGGAGGTGCTTATCCTAATGGAGGAGGGGCTTATCCTAATGGAGGAGGGGCTAAAGCATCCAAACCAG GTTATGGTGCTGGAAAAGGAGGTGGATACAATGTACCAGGACATGGAGCAG GTTTTGGTTCTCCTTACGGTCAACAGCCAGGTGAGCTGTGTTCTATCCGTTTGTCAATTTTATTACAAACCAAACCCATTCACTGTGTAGTATAA
- the cmn gene encoding calymmin isoform X27, translating into MGLYQGVSRATGQAMRTAVLLLFLQEVQMRGYGPAGGVPNGYAAGYGSTYGVPNGQRAPTNGMEVQNGRGIGRMLMPSKGVGGPSGAQNGQGREPIKGAGGAAFARPQSNGNGAHAGKPYGQGTKGNGYGAQFGPSSRRAMNGNGYGAHAGQANGQGTKGNGYAAQAGQNNGQANKGNGYAAHAGPNNGQATKGNGYGAHAGTNNGQATKGNGYGAQAGQGNGQANKGNGYGAHAGPNNGQATKGNGYGVHPGPNNGQGTKGNGYGAHAGTNNGQATKGNGYGAHAGQGNGQANKGNGYGAQAGQGNGQATKGNGYGAQAGQANGQANKGNGNGAQAGQGYGQATKGNGYGAQAGQGNGQATKGNGYGAHAGPANGQGTKGNGYGAHAGQTNGKAAKGNGYGAYAGQANGGNAHLGATGKPTKGNGQPTYGAGQGLGVNQGPQLAGNPMTGGYGAQPSRGPAKTAGYQRAGSALGAGFLPGGMKGPKPAGYGSQNGQGAKPNGYQPAAAVPNGYGARFNGYGAHAGPTNGQGTKGNGYGAQAGTANGQGTKGNGYGAQAGPANGQGTKGKGYGAQAGLANGQGTKGNGYGAGAGVAKGNQGQAKGVLAGFLPGRGNPSPAADKAVYSGVPNGYGAQPNGYDPAAAEAPGGPANGYGAKQKGYGAPEAGAVSPSAAALGPSAGADGPGSAVKGVNGDYDRGVQTGKGQSGTQSADQQKVSNNKGESGVSPDHIHESLGGFPLVDTHGKPQEMPPTQLQSHSSSPEPDITPEPKPAEPEPEPTQDQNVTQHPEERVTDVLLEATPQPGVTESGPEVPQGTQSTPEMGYLTGSELPEQNAPETALLPGPELTGLLAPEGVDGLAPLPETVATTKGDIGQELVPERAVIQHQLPTPGEGSLVETASKPEKSAGASISVEGSKAAKPDCGLATAGGQWMKIPRPDYGAELGPSGTNQKGYGAGAAFLNKFGGKPNGRTAGPYTNGGGAYPNGGGAYPNGGGAYPNGGGAKASKPGYGAGKGGGYNVPGHGAGFGSPYGQQPGELCSIRLSILLQTKPIHCVV; encoded by the exons ATGGGGTTATATCAGGGGGTTTCCCGGGCGACGGGCCAGGCGATGCGGACGGCGGTGTTGCTGCTGTTCCTGCAGGAGGTGCAGATGAGAG GATATGGACCTGCTGGTGGGGTTCCCAACGGATACGCTGCGG GTTATGGCTCTACTTATGGAGTACCCAACGGACAAAGAGCTCCAACAAATG GAATGGAAGTTCAAAATGGCCGCGGCATCGGAAGAATGTTGATGCCTTCTAAAG GTGTGGGCGGGCCTTCAGGGGCTCAGAACGGACAGGGAAGGGAGCCAATCAAAGGGGCAG GTGGCGCTGCCTTCGCTCGTCCCCAGTCTAATG GTAATGGTGCCCATGCAGGAAAACCATATGGACAGGGAACTAAAGGAAACG GATATGGGGCTCAATTTGGACCTTCAAGCAGACGGGCCATGAACGGAAACG GTTACGGTGCTCACGCAGGACAGGCGAACGGACAGGGAACCAAAGGAAACG GTTACGCTGCGCAAGCAGGACAAAATAATGGACAAGCAAACAAAGGAAATG GTTACGCTGCACACGCAGGACCAAATAATGGACAAGCAACCAAAGGAAACG GTTATGGTGCACACGCAGGAACAAATAATGGACAAGCAACCAAAGGAAACG GTTATGGTGCTCAGGCAGGACAAGGCAACGGACAAGCAAACAAAGGAAACG GATACGGTGCACACGCTGGACCAAATAATGGACAAGCAACTAAAGGAAACG GTTACGGTGTTCACCCAGGACCGAATAATGGACAGGGAACCAAAGGAAACG GTTATGGTGCACACGCAGGAACAAATAATGGACAAGCAACCAAAGGAAACG GTTATGGTGCACACGCAGGACAAGGCAATGGACAAGCAAACAAGGGAAACG GTTATGGTGCTCAGGCAGGACAAGGCAACGGACAAGCAACCAAAGGAAACG gttatggTGCTCAGGCAGGACAAGCCAACGGACAAGCAAACAAAGGAAATG GTAATGGTGCTCAGGCAGGACAAGGCTACGGACAGGCAACCAAAGGAAATG GTTATGGTGCTCAGGCAGGACAAGGCAACGGACAGGCAACCAAAGGAAATG GTTACGGGGCCCACGCTGGACCAGCTAATGGACAGGGAACGAAAGGAAACG GTTATGGTGCACATGCAGGTCAAACTAATGGAAAAGCAGCCAAAGGCAACG GTTATGGCGCCTATGCTGGACAGGCTAACGGAGGAAACG CTCACCTCGGAGCCACCGGTAAACCAACGAAGGGCAACGGACAACCAACCTATG GAGCAGGTCAGGGCCTCGGTGTCAACCAGGGCCCCCAGCTGGCTGGGAACCCCATGACAG GAGGTTATGGAGCTCAGCCCAGCAGAG GTCCTGCAAAGACTGCTGGGTACCAAAGGGCCGGTTCAGCGCTAGGAGCTGGGTTCCTCCCAGGAGGGATGAAGGGGCCAAAGCCAG CTGGTTATGGGTCTCAGAACGGTCAAGGTGCCAAACCAAACG GCTACCAGCCAGCTGCTGCTGTGCCTAATGGCTATGGAGCCCGGTTCAACG GTTATGGTGCGCATGCAGGACCAACTAATGGACAAGGAACCAAAGGAAACG GTTATGGTGCCCAAGCAGGAACAGCTAATGGACAAGGAACCAAAGGAAACG GTTATGGTGCCCAAGCAGGACCAGCTAATGGACAAGGAACCAAAGGAAAGG GTTATGGTGCACAGGCTGGCTTGGCTAATGGACAAGGAACCAAAGGAAACG GTTACGGTGCTGGAGCCGGTGTTGCCAAGGGAAACCAAGGCCAGGCCAAAG GTGTGTTAGCTGGGTTCCTCCCAGGACGTGGCAACCCCAGCCCGGCAGCAGATAAAGCAG TTTATTCTGGTGTTCCAAACGGATACGGAGCCCAACCAAATG GTTACGACCCCGCCGCGGCAGAAGCACCAGGGGGTCCTGCGAACGGATATGGCGCTAAGCAGAAGG GCTATGGCGCGCCTGAAGCTGGAGCCGTCTCCCCGAGCGCTGCAGCTCTGGGGCCCAGTGCTGGAGCTGACGGGCCTGGCTCTGCAGTCAAAGGAGTCAACGGTG ACTACGATAGGGGAGTTCAAACGGGGAAGGGCCAATCGGGAACTCAGAGTGCGGATCAGCAGAAGGTATCTAACAACAAGGGTGAGAGCGGAGTCTCACCAGACCACATCCATGAGTCCCTGGGCGGGTTCCCTCTAGTGGACACGCACGGGAAGCCCCAGGAGATGCCTCCAACGCAGCTCCAGTCACACAGCTCCTCACCAGAACCAGACATTACCCCAGAGCCCAAACcagcagaaccagaaccagaacccacCCAAGACCAGAACGTGACCCAGCACCCTGAAGAGCGTGTGACTGATGTTCTGCTAGAGGCCACCCCCCAGCCAGGAGTAACAGAGTCTGGACCTGAGGTTCCTCAGGGAACGCAGTCCACTCCTGAAATGG GGTATTTGACGGGCAGCGAACTGCCCGAGCAGAACGCCCCCGAGACGGCACTCCTCCCTGGGCCCGAGCTCACCGGCCTGCTGGCCCCTGAGGGGGTCGACGGTCTCGCACCGCTGCCCGAAACCGTGGCGACCACTAAAGGGGACATCGGCCAGGAGTTGGTGCCAGAGAGGGCGGTCATCCAGCACCAGCTACCGACGCCCGGCGAGGGGTCTCTGGTTGAGACCGCGAGCAAACCTG AGAAGAGTGCCGGGGCTTCCATCAGTGTGGAGGGGTCTAAAGCTGCCAAACCAG ACTGTGGACTCGCCACAGCAGGGGGCCAGTGGATGAAGATCCCCAGACCTG ATTATGGAGCAGAACTGGGGCCCTCTGGTACCAACCAGAAAG GTTATGGCGCAGGAGCTGCTTTCCTGAACAAATTTGGAGGCAAACCTAACG GACGCACTGCAGGGCCTTACACTAATGGAGGAGGGGCTTATCCTAATGGAGGAGGTGCTTATCCTAATGGAGGAGGGGCTTATCCTAATGGAGGAGGGGCTAAAGCATCCAAACCAG GTTATGGTGCTGGAAAAGGAGGTGGATACAATGTACCAGGACATGGAGCAG GTTTTGGTTCTCCTTACGGTCAACAGCCAGGTGAGCTGTGTTCTATCCGTTTGTCAATTTTATTACAAACCAAACCCATTCACTGTGTAGTATAA